A genome region from Solibacillus sp. FSL R7-0682 includes the following:
- the mobV gene encoding MobV family relaxase: MSYSIIRMQKMKSHAIKGIQFHNQREKESETNPDINKADSHLNYDLINGQKQIDYTEKINQVIEDNVLSGKKIRKDAVRLSEFLITSDKEFFERISSKEQKRYFETAHEFLADRYGEKNLIYATVHHDEKTPHMHVGFVPVTEDGRLSAKDFFGQKKQLVSLQDDFNAYLKENGFELERGVSSSRKHVETAKYKALTFGNMEKEAQQKFEQTMGQIQAIDEKTKSIENIEAKKVLGLVGMKENDYQNLVDYAMNGVVYQMQAEQLQQELEKSQKEVKKLKSDIQIGQDKIRYYYKDVEENLEKLSTEKAKEKLKQSDLVKNYSGLIDKYNGIVQKFNDQLGEKKELKQKVHDLTYQNQSYQRENRELKEKLLQIGKEFSAFKSKVTKALSSQLTRVKTFLRIQEVDPKFIKFLDQNQEKIVKDSFKKMEEPQRQKGMEIER; the protein is encoded by the coding sequence ATGAGTTACTCTATTATTCGGATGCAAAAAATGAAATCTCATGCCATAAAAGGTATTCAATTTCACAACCAAAGAGAGAAAGAAAGTGAGACAAATCCCGACATCAATAAGGCGGATTCTCACCTTAATTATGATTTGATAAATGGTCAAAAGCAGATTGATTATACGGAGAAAATCAATCAAGTGATTGAGGATAATGTGCTCTCTGGAAAGAAGATCCGTAAAGATGCGGTTCGTCTCTCTGAATTTTTGATTACATCGGATAAAGAATTTTTTGAGAGAATTTCATCGAAAGAGCAGAAAAGGTATTTTGAAACGGCTCATGAATTTCTTGCTGATCGATACGGTGAGAAGAATTTAATTTATGCAACGGTTCATCATGACGAGAAAACCCCTCACATGCACGTTGGCTTTGTTCCAGTAACGGAAGATGGCAGATTGTCGGCTAAAGATTTCTTTGGCCAGAAAAAGCAACTGGTGAGCCTTCAGGATGATTTTAACGCTTATCTGAAGGAAAATGGCTTTGAGTTAGAAAGAGGGGTTTCATCGAGCCGTAAGCACGTTGAGACGGCTAAATATAAGGCTCTGACGTTTGGAAATATGGAAAAAGAGGCTCAACAGAAATTTGAGCAAACAATGGGGCAGATTCAAGCCATCGATGAGAAGACGAAATCTATTGAAAACATTGAAGCGAAGAAGGTTCTTGGATTGGTCGGAATGAAGGAAAATGATTATCAAAATTTAGTGGATTATGCCATGAATGGGGTCGTTTATCAGATGCAAGCGGAACAGCTGCAGCAGGAATTAGAGAAATCTCAAAAAGAGGTTAAGAAGCTAAAATCTGATATACAAATAGGACAAGACAAAATTCGATATTATTACAAGGATGTTGAAGAAAATCTTGAAAAATTATCAACCGAAAAAGCTAAAGAAAAGCTGAAACAGAGTGATCTTGTGAAGAATTACAGTGGCTTAATTGATAAATATAATGGAATCGTTCAGAAGTTCAATGACCAGCTGGGGGAAAAGAAAGAATTAAAGCAAAAAGTTCATGATTTAACCTATCAAAATCAGTCTTATCAAAGGGAAAATCGAGAATTGAAGGAAAAATTGCTTCAAATCGGTAAAGAATTTTCAGCTTTTAAGTCAAAAGTGACAAAGGCTTTATCCTCTCAACTTACTCGTGTTAAGACGTTTTTGAGGATACAAGAAGTTGACCCTAAATTTATAAAGTTTCTGGATCAGAACCAAGAAAAAATTGTCAAGGACTCTTTTAAAAAAATGGAGGAACCTCAAAGGCAAAAAGGAATGGAGATAGAGCGTTAA